Proteins from a genomic interval of Phlebotomus papatasi isolate M1 chromosome 3, Ppap_2.1, whole genome shotgun sequence:
- the LOC129805953 gene encoding zinc finger and BTB domain-containing protein 17-like: protein MECLDIANNCRACQDKTQEESQRIFIFNTVKLPDIFKETTSLDIHENDGLPKVLCTACYDRLLEAYNFRKMCSAAVLYFQKILSMNVPEEKCTPSENLTDVHLRDTTQMNIKTEPVSDLNDPSFPPDSPDRGESPSNLSDTISIDDKLPENLKIDPDDASLILRETNKKQEDSPVKIRTPILEDDQNNLVWCALCNSKFRKKFSLEMHMRVKHLGLKACECEICGKQFTFPGLKYHMNTKHNKREQFPCPESKCRRQFKTALGLSNHMKKIHNLKISIVPIKKKVEDEVRRNEFETSSSFRTDNLTKKAATPLSKEISVQSSTQNNPSTSDEDNKKDLCPICGVKRVTTMGMKNHVKTHKKDRMWYCVYCPYKCHKRTRLTSHTKTIHKGIKEFQCSHCELSFTTKKAVEEHLLRRKGIKNFQCTFCGLKTVTDKELKIHVNTHTKEKMWYCEHCPHKTAAKKSLARHVRIVHQGIRNHHCPQCHKSYGSTSSLKNHIMIHTGERPYACDECGRKFKRKDILTGHMKTHQPKTKRTKKSRTKSRGKSKIKSKPESKTNVQSQKVKL from the coding sequence ATGGAGTGTCTTGATATAGCAAACAATTGCCGGGCATGCCAAGATAAGACGCAGGAAGAGTCTCAAAGAATATTCATCTTTAACACAGTGAAGCTCCCAGATATCTTCAAAGAAACCACATCCCTGGACATTCATGAGAACGATGGACTACCTAAAGTACTTTGCACAGCTTGCTACGATCGCCTCCTGGAAGCTTACAACTTCCGGAAAATGTGTTCCGCTGCTGTTCTGTACTTCCAAAAGATCCTGTCAATGAATGTTCCGGAAGAGAAATGCACCCCATCTGAAAATCTAACTGATGTTCATTTGAGAGATACAACGCAGATGAATATAAAGACAGAACCAGTTTCAGATCTAAACGATCCAAGCTTCCCACCGGATAGCCCGGATAGAGGCGAATCTCCCAGTAACCTTTCCGATACAATATCGATAGATGATAAACTCCCAGAAAACTTGAAGATAGATCCGGACGACGCTTCTTTGATCCTCAGAGAGACAAACAAAAAGCAAGAGGATTCCCCTGTGAAGATAAGAACTCCAATTCTCGAGGACGACCAGAATAACCTAGTCTGGTGTGCCCTCTGCAACTCGAAGTTCCGTAAAAAATTTTCACTGGAGATGCACATGAGAGTGAAGCATCTAGGATTGAAAGCTTGTGAGTGCGAAATTTGTGGAAAACAGTTTACTTTTCCTGGCTTAAAGTATCACATGAATACCAAGCACAACaaaagagagcagtttccaTGCCCGGAATCAAAATGCAGAAGGCAATTTAAAACCGCATTAGGTCTTAGTAATCACATGAAGAAAATACATAATCTGAAGATTTCTATAGTTCCCATAAAGAAAAAAGTGGAAGATGAGGTCCGTAGGAATGAATTTGAGACATCCTCCTCCTTCAGAACCGACAATTTAACTAAAAAAGCTGCAACTCCTCTTTCCAAGGAGATTTCAGTGCAATCCAGTACGCAGAATAATCCAAGCACAAGTGACGAAGATAATAAAAAAGACCTATGCCCAATTTGTGGGGTAAAGAGAGTAACAACTATGGGGATGAAAAACCACGTGAAGACTCACAAGAAAGATAGAATGTGGTATTGCGTCTATTGTCCTTACAAATGCCATAAAAGAACGAGATTAACTAGCCACACAAAAACAattcataaaggaataaaaGAATTCCAATGCTCGCATTGTGAGTTGTCTTTCACAACGAAAAAGGCTGTGGAAGAACACTTGTTGCGTCGCAAAGGCATAAAGAATTTTCAGTGCACTTTCTGTGGACTCAAGACGGTCACAGACAAAGAGTTAAAGATCCACGTAAACACTCATACGAAGGAAAAAATGTGGTATTGCGAACATTGTCCTCATAAAACAGCAGCTAAGAAAAGTTTGGCAAGGCACGTAAGGATAGTTCATCAAGGAATCAGGAATCATCACTGTCCTCAGTGTCACAAATCCTATGGATCCACCTCAAgcttgaaaaatcatataatgaTCCACACAGGAGAACGTCCATATGCCTGTGATGAATGTGGCAGGAAATTTAAACGAAAGGACATCCTCACAGGTCACATGAAAACTCATCAACCTAAAACCAAGAGAACAAAAAAGTCCAGAACGAAGTCTAGAGGGAAATCCAAAATCAAGTCCAAACCCGAATCTAAAACTAACGTCCAAAGTCAAAAAGTGAAGTTATAA
- the LOC129805948 gene encoding zinc finger protein 846-like has product MEGVNKARICRACQIKTEEDAQKIFIFTTVKLPDIFKETTSLDIHENDGLPKVLCSTCYDRLLEAYNFRKMCSAAVLHFQKILSMEDVPEEKCIPPKSLSDIPLTNGTRINMNENSDMLDAPNSPLRNLNSSPDKEDSLTDSSDILSIDENLPEIFKTDPNDDVMEEENVHSERLDDVLVSRKIETSNTSPENYHPAQSDDCQASRNTPGDELQASSNDVDPLISRRLRNTRNKEYFLPGKPTKLECKYCHTPFQQKWDLDMHIWKEHLGLETCKCTVCGREFKSSNSLNNHLKTHKATEATDGDQESEKQQLCGICGMEKASATELNRHMETHKKNKLWACVFCHYKTDQRCTLLRHARVVHQGKKDYQCPRCDKSFTGSVNLGHHILRHEGVKNYVCKICGAKKVTKSELTNHMLSHADEKMHICQLCPMKFHLRHSLKQHVKVVHHRIKEYECSVCKKSFGASKNLKNHFMTHTGERPHACSQCPKTYIALDQLKIHMTTHTGGNKCPQCKKILSSVKSLKYHMTTHTEERPYHCDECGKRFKQKFPLKKHMNTHLKSRKKPKIQGKSKRKSKSESSLKS; this is encoded by the coding sequence ATGGAGGGCGTTAATAAAGCACGTATTTGTCGGGCGTGTCAAATAAAGACAGAGGAAGACGCTCAGAAGATATTCATCTTTACCACTGTAAAGCTTCCGGACATCTTCAAGGAAACCACATCCCTGGATATTCATGAGAACGACGGACTACCCAAAGTACTATGTTCGACCTGCTACGATCGCCTCCTGGAAGCCTACAACTTCCGGAAAATGTGTTCTGCTGCAGTTCTGCACTTCCAGAAGATTCTGTCAATGGAAGATGTTCCGGAAGAAAAATGCATCCCACCTAAAAGTCTGAGTGATATTCCATTGACAAATGGTACTCGGATAAATATGAATGAAAACTCAGATATGTTGGACGCACCTAATTCTCCTCTGAGGAACTTAAACAGTTCTCCGGACAAAGAAGATTCCCTCACTGATAGTTCCGATATACTTTCCATAGATGAAAACCTTCCGGAAATATTTAAGACTGACCCTAATGATGATGTTATGGAAGAGGAAAACGTTCATTCCGAAAGACTGGATGATGTTTTAGTGTCCAGGAAAATAGAGACATCAAATACATCTCCAGAGAATTATCATCCTGCGCAAAGTGATGATTGTCAAGCTTCAAGGAACACACCGGGAGACGAGCTTCAGGCAAGCTCTAATGATGTCGATCCCTTGATCTCCAGGAGGCTGAGGAATACACGGAACAAGGAATACTTTTTACCAGGAAAGCCTACAAAGTTAGAATGTAAATACTGCCATACACCATTTCAGCAGAAGTGGGATCTAGACATGCACATTTGGAAAGAGCATCTGGGATTGGAAACTTGTAAATGCACTGTCTGTGGAAGAGAATTCAAGTCGAGCAACTCTCTAAATAACCATCTTAAGACTCATAAAGCTACGGAAGCTACTGATGGTGACCAGGAAAGTGAAAAGCAGCAATTGTGTGGAATTTGTGGAATGGAGAAGGCATCAGCTACGGAATTGAATAGGCATATGGAGACccacaagaaaaataaattgtgggCCTGTGTATTCTGCCACTACAAAACGGATCAAAGGTGCACTTTGCTGCGTCACGCGAGGGTAGTTCATCAGGGTAAGAAAGACTATCAGTGCCCACGCTGTGATAAATCTTTCACAGGATCAGTGAACCTAGGACATCACATCCTGCGTCACGAAGGTGTTAAGAACTATGTTTGCAAAATTTGTGGAGccaagaaagtaacaaaaagtgaGCTCACGAATCACATGCTTAGTCATGCGGATGAGAAGATGCATATTTGCCAACTTTGTCCCATGAAATTCCACCTACGCCACAGCCTCAAGCAGCACGTAAAAGTGGTTCATCATAGAATAAAAgaatatgaatgttctgtgtgCAAGAAATCCTTTGGGGCTTCCAAGAAcctgaaaaatcattttatgacCCACACTGGAGAAAGACCTCATGCCTGCAGCCAGTGTCCTAAAACCTATATCGCACTCGACcaactaaaaattcatatgaCAACACACACAGGGGGAAATAAGTGTCCCCAGTGCAAGAAAATTCTAAGTAGCGTCAAAAGCTTGAAATATCACATGACAACCCACACAGAAGAGAGGCCATACCATTGCGATGAATGTGGAAAGAGATTTAAGCAAAAATTTCCACTAAAAAAACATATGAACACTCATCTAAAGTCCAGGAAGAAACCAAAGATCCAGGGCAAATCCAAAAGAAAGTCAAAATCTGAATCGAGTCTTAAATcctaa
- the LOC129805947 gene encoding uncharacterized protein LOC129805947 has translation MECIDISENCRACQNKTQESQRILIFNTVKLPDIFKEITSLDIHETDRLPKVLCSTCYDRLLEAYNFRKMCSAAVLHFQNILSMNVSEEKYILPENLSTVHLTDIPVIYIKTESDSDAPIFSIRDQNCSLDRDESLNNISDTLCVDEKHLEILKRDPDDDASLISRKTQKKREDSSKKNRKTIPKSPSSPGSQPSSSLALPSDPAEVQVTITIEALRKHFQCQKAIVHKDGSAQLLEKGAQKTYITNTERRAIVAIIVDHLKTTRRDITHHDKSLYAKAAVKMFPVLGNNTGIGEVQDSFYNKRNYTGYIPNRLKGLQRDVKKRKRAFGEDLDEKPHRKSLKKQSIANTEAGSNNNFNVNVNVLSSIKADLELLNPTKDREEIIQKTLETRKLRDAFEPNDEPIWVQYPRFRDTFGLIQCDFEDRFPEASPKLKKFFVEKREKIFEVQKQSTKKLTDSMKEWHEDVQLLACLLVLSGTTTSGHKGISRISEERALDEIIGLVPPDSLPPKVADKPKILAQGSSKKEVYRFYINVGTFLIETQNTFIDALDLYFKSFHVFKIEPLPSLKNLFDFIDQIVLGISEKENCSSNVAFLNNLLNI, from the exons ATGGAGTGCATTGATATATCGGAAAACTGCCGAGCATGTCAAAATAAGACACAGGAGTCCCAAAGGATACTCATTTTTAACACAGTGAAACTTCCTGACATCTTCAAGGAAATCACATCCCTGGACATTCATGAGACTGATAGATTACCCAAAGTACTATGCTCTACTTGCTACGATCGCCTCCTGGAAGCCTACAATTTCCGGAAGATGTGTTCTGCTGCAGTTCTGCACTTCCAGAATATCCTGTCAATGAATGTTTCGGAAGAGAAATACATCCTACCTGAAAATCTGAGTACTGTGCATCTGACGGATATACCTGTGATATATATAAAGACGGAGTCAGATTCAGATGCACCTATCTTCTCTATAAGGGACCAAAACTGCTCTCTGGATAGAGACGAATCTCTTAATAACATTTCTGATACGCTATGCGTAGATGAGAAACACCTGGAAATATTGAAGAGAGATCCTGATGATGATGCTTCCTTGATCTCAAGGAAGACACAGAAGAAGCGAGAGGATTCCTCTAAGAAAAACAGGAAAACGATTCCAAAATCACCCTCTTCGCCGGGTTCGCAGCCTTCCAGTTCCCTGGCATTGCCAAGTGATCCAGCAGAAGTACAAGTGACCATCACAATTGAG GCCCTCAGAAAACACTTCCAATGCCAGAAAGCGATCGTCCACAAAGATGGCAGCGCACAACTGCTGGAAAAAGGTGCTCAGAAGACTTATATTACCAATACAGAACGAAGAGCAATTGTAGCTATTATTGTCGATCATCTCAAGACGACGAGAAGGGACATCACTCATCACGACAAAAGCCTTTATGCCAAAGCGGCAGTGAAAATGTTCCCTGTCCTCGGTAACAATACAGGAATTGGCGAAGTTCAA GATTCTTTCTATAATAAAAGAAACTATACTGGCTACATCCCGAACCGCTTGAAGGGTCTTCAAAGAGACGTGAAGAAACGGAAGAGAGCATTTGGCGAAGATTTAGATGAAAAACCGCATCGAAAGTCGTTAAAAAAGCAAAGTATTGCTAACACTGAAGCAGGATCCAATAACAATTTTAATGTAAACGTAAACGTTCTTTCGTCGATCAAAGCGGACTTAGAACTATTGAATCCTACAAAAGATCGCGAAGAAATCATCCAGAAGACGCTTGAAACACGAAAACTGCGTGACGCTTTCGAACCCAACGATGAACCAATATGGGTTCAATATCCCCGCTTTAGAGATACCTTTGGATTA ATTCAATGTGATTTTGAGGATCGATTTCCGGAAGCAAGTCCGAAACTCAAAAAGTTTTTCGTCGAAAAACGAGAAAAGATCTTTGAAGTTCAGAAACAAAGTACAAAGAAGTTGACTGACTCAATGAAAG aatggCACGAGGATGTACAATTGCTGGCATGCCTGCTTGTACTTTCCGGAACGACAACGTCCGGACACAAAGGAATTTCGAGGATTTCCGAAGAAAGAGCATTGGACGAGATCATTGGGCTAGTACCACCAGATTCACTTCCTCCGAAAGTTGCTGATAAACCAAAAATTTTAGCACAGGGGTCTTCAAAGAAAGAGGTTTACCGATTCTACATCAATGTTGGTACATTTCTCATTGAAACTCAAAATACCTTCATTGATGCATTGGATTTGTACTTCAAATCATTCCATGTGTTCAAAATTGAACCTCTGCCTTCGCTCAAGAATCTTTTCGATTTTATCGATCAGATCGTGTTGGGTATTTCggaaaaagaaaattgctcatcGAATGTGGCCTTTTTGAACAATCTGCTTAATATCTAA
- the LOC129805977 gene encoding zinc finger protein 664-like produces the protein MECPNIANNCRACQDLIQKESQIFIFTSMKLPDIFMETTSLNIDENDELPNVLCRTCYDRLLDAYNFRKMCSAAVLQFHKILSMDAREEKYIPPKDVTESLMSTTADASDINPTPMDANGSPDRDVSFTDMISIDDGLPGGIKTEPGDEVVKKRRTSPKKSKDKKGSKEVKNDPPKEVPNEASKKEDESITNQLTESKTPQKRKRNNKDVKVSISKFKSLVNIHTNEKIWLCDSCPYKSNLRQCITRHAKLVHQGIKEYQCHICNKSFGDSSSLTFHIRLHTGERPYACDKCNKKFIRFTQLKTHMNIHTGERVFLCEFCPYKSIHKVQLDRHVKVVHLGLKNFHCSHCQGAFGTKIALKIHMRTHTGEKPFACSECQMKFSQKVTLTKHMETHLKYKSKTDTETGSTNKS, from the coding sequence ATGGAGTGTCCGAATATAGCAAATAATTGCCGAGCTTGTCAAGATCTGATACAAAAGGAGTCTCAGATATTCATCTTTACCTCAATGAAACTTCCGGACATCTTCATGGAAACCACGTCCCTGAACATTGATGAGAACGATGAATTACCAAATGTACTTTGCCGAACCTGCTACGATCGCCTTCTAGATGCTTACAACTTCCGAAAAATGTGTTCTGCTGCAGTCCTGCAGTTTCACAAAATCCTATCAATGGATGCTCGTGAGGAAAAATACATCCCACCTAAAGATGTGACTGAATCTCTGATGTCTACAACAGCAGATGCATCTGACATAAATCCAACTCCAATGGATGCAAATGGATCTCCGGACAGAGATGTTTCATTTACTGATATGATATCAATCGATGATGGCCTTCCGGGAGGAATTAAGACTGAGCCTGGTGATGAAGTTGTGAAGAAGAGAAGGACTTCACCTAAGAAGTCAAAAGACAAAAAGGGGTCAAAAGAAGTCAAGAACGATCCTCCCAAAGAAGTTCCCAATGAAGCTTCCAAAAAAGAAGATGAAAGCATTACCAATCAGCTCACAGAGAGCAAGACACCTCAGAAGAGGAAGAGGAATAACAAAGATGTAAAAGTATCTATATCTAAGTTCAAGTCTCTCGTTAATATCCACACAAATGAGAAAATCTGGCTTTGTGATTCTTGCCCCTACAAATCCAATTTACGCCAATGTATCACGCGCCACGCGAAGTTAGTTCATCAGGGAATAAAGGAATATCAGTGTCACATCTGCAATAAATCCTTTGGAGACTCGAGTAGTCTAACATTTCACATTAGGCTCCACACTGGAGAAAGACCTTATGCCTGCGATAAATGCAATAAGAAATTCATCAGATTCACTCAACTGAAGACCCATATGAATATCCATACAGGAGAAAGGGTCTTCCTTTGCGAATTTTGTCCATATAAAAGCATTCACAAAGTGCAACTTGATCGACATGTTAAGGTAGTCCATCTGGGACTGAAGAACTTTCACTGTTCTCACTGCCAGGGAGCATTTGGAACGAAAATAGCATTAAAAATTCACATGAGGACTCACACTGGAGAGAAGCCATTTGCCTGCAGCGAGTGTCAGATGAAATTCAGCCAGAAGGTAACCCTGACCAAACATATGGAAACTCATCTTAAGTATAAGTCCAAAACAGATACTGAAACTGGATCCACAAATAAGTCCTAA
- the LOC129805955 gene encoding oocyte zinc finger protein XlCOF7.1-like, whose translation MDYSNIADSCRACQIKTQENAQKIFIFNTMKLPDIFKETTSLDIQENDGLPKVLCSACYDRLLEAYNFRKMCSAAVLHFQKILSMDVPEEKYTPSENLSDVPLTDIKLTDIKTEPDLDVPSFPQSSDLNCLPEKEDSDSDISDTLSIDDKLPEILKTDPDDDASLISIKTEEQEQLPVLQDERNSLVWCDYCNSKFFEKSLLEMHMREKHLGLKSLECKICGKKITKNTLANHMATHSKIKLFYCPESQCNCEKYFDTKSSLYHHMKTTHGLMYSKLSMIHLKTVNTKRVPEANEHQKDNNQNVCAICGVKNITSDELKSHIHMNTHKKENMWCCDLCTYKSRRRNCLIHHVKSVHHGVKDFHCLYCEKSFVTEKGLKHHILIHEGIMMYKCKFCGIKKVSKSEVIRHEKVHTKEKVLSREKSPKKTPKKSPKKSPKKSPKKSPKKSSCKKNKKQPVKTVRRGVTVFQCQYCQKCFVTPEGLNNHILNHKGLTKYKCTFCGIKRISLTAIKKHESIHKKEKISEQKDSISRHESTHTKDKNFIPIN comes from the coding sequence ATGGATTACTCAAATATAGCAGATAGCTGCCGAGCGTGTCAAATTAAGACACAGGAAAACGCTCAGAAGATATTCATCTTTAACACAATGAAGCTTCCGGACATCTTCAAGGAAACCACATCCCTGGACATTCAAGAGAACGATGGACTACCCAAAGTACTTTGCTCTGCCTGCTACGATCGCCTCCTGGAAGCTTACAACTTCCGGAAAATGTGTTCTGCTGCAGTTCTGCACTTCCAGAAGATCCTGTCAATGGATGTTCCGGAGGAGAAATACACCCCATCTGAAAATCTAAGCGATGTTCCTTTGACGGACATAAAACTGACGGATATAAAGACAGAGCCAGATTTAGATGTGCCTAGTTTTCCTCAATCAAGTGACCTAAACTGCCTTCCGGAGAAGGAAGATTCTGACAGTGATATTTCCGATACGCTATCCATAGATGACAAGCTCCCGGAAATACTAAAGACGGACCCTGATGATGATGCGTCCTTGATCTCCATAAAGACCGAGGAGCAAGAGCAACTTCCTGTTCTCCAGGACGAACGTAACAGCCTGGTGTGGTGCGATTACtgcaattcaaaattttttgagaagTCGCTTCTAGAGATGCACATGAGGGAGAAACATCTGGGATTGAAATCTTTGGAATGTAAAATTTGTgggaaaaaaatcactaaaaacacCTTAGCTAATCACATGGCTACGCACAGCAAAATTAAGCTCTTCTATTGCCCGGAATCACAATGTAATTGTGAAAAGTACTTTGACACTAAGTCTAGCCTGTATCATCATATGAAGACAACACATGGCCTGATGTATTCTAAACTTTCTATGATCCACCTCAAAACCGTCAATACAAAACGAGTTCCGGAAGCTAATGAGCATCAGAAAGACAATAACCAAAACGTCTGTGCAATTTGTGGAGTTAAGAATATTACATCTGATGAGCTGAAGAGTCACATTCACATGAATACTCACAAGAAAGAGAATATGTGGTGTTGCGATTTATGTACGTACAAATCCCGTAGAAGAAATTGTTTGATACACCATGTAAAGTCAGTTCATCATGGGGTAAAGGATTTTCATTGTCTATACTGTGAGAAATCTTTTGTAACAGAAAAGGGTCTGAAACACCATATACTTATCCACGAAGGTATTATGATGtataaatgcaaattttgtgGGATAAAGAAAGTATCGAAGTCAGAAGTGATACGACATGAGAAAGTTCACACGAAAGAAAAAGTACTTTCACGTGAAAAATCTCCTAAAAAAACACCTAAAAAATCTcctaaaaaatctccaaaaaaatctccaaaaaaatctcctaaaaaatcatcttgtaaaaaaaataagaagcaaCCCGTGAAGACAGTTCGTCGAGGAGTGACGGTTTTTCAGTGTCAGTACTGTCAGAAATGTTTCGTGACACCCGAAGGTCTGAATAACCATATACTCAACCACAAAGGTCTTACGAAGTATAAATGTACATTTTGTGGAATCAAGAGAATATCGCTAACGGCAATCAAAAAGCATGAGAGTATTCACAAGAAGGAAAAAATATCAGAACAGAAAGATAGCATTAGCAGGCATGAGAGTACTCATACGAAAGACAAGAATTTTATCCCCATAAATTAA